The following coding sequences lie in one Fuerstiella sp. genomic window:
- a CDS encoding sigma-70 family RNA polymerase sigma factor yields the protein MPLSETDRRLIKDLLTRSDAAWDMFVDRYAGLVMQVIRHTAHAHSLRLTQDDEDDLCADVFAALVDRRMATLRSFRGRSSLATWLAVVVRRIVLRKLTQRRYASALGHVSVHSSAVRQATDSVESDLANRDQVETLMKRLSPGTQDVVKLFYREGLSYGEISRKLGIAVNTIGPMLSRIRRTLASR from the coding sequence ATGCCGTTGTCTGAAACTGACCGACGACTCATCAAAGATCTGCTCACGCGGAGTGACGCAGCCTGGGATATGTTTGTTGACCGTTACGCCGGACTGGTTATGCAGGTCATTAGACATACCGCACATGCGCACAGTCTCAGGCTCACTCAGGACGATGAAGATGATTTGTGTGCCGATGTTTTTGCCGCCCTGGTTGATCGTCGTATGGCAACACTAAGGAGTTTTCGTGGCCGATCATCACTGGCAACATGGCTGGCAGTAGTTGTCAGGCGGATCGTCCTCCGCAAGCTGACACAACGTCGGTATGCGAGTGCCCTCGGACATGTGAGTGTTCACAGTTCCGCCGTGCGACAGGCGACAGACTCAGTCGAGTCAGATCTCGCAAATCGTGATCAGGTAGAGACACTGATGAAACGACTTTCGCCGGGAACTCAGGACGTAGTGAAGCTATTCTACAGGGAAGGTCTTTCCTACGGTGAAATCTCCCGAAAACTCGGCATCGCGGTCAATACAATCGGACCTATGCTGTCAAGAATTCGCCGTACTCTGGCTTCACGTTGA
- a CDS encoding glutaminyl-peptide cyclotransferase yields the protein MAASNRRINDSRQQTWRRILPACALLVVAAVFSCVIIVSTETSAAGPPVIRVTRIAEYPHDQQAFCQGLTVYNDELLEGTGRYQHSALRRVNIGTGQVRKQVRLADNVFGEGVTLWKDRVIQLTWENGYLIIYDADTLTPLNKVSYGQIDSTLRQGWGVTHDGKNLIVSDGSALLRFIDPATWKTVRRIKVRSGRRSIQNLNELEYVNGEILANVWYSSRIARIDPESGAVKGWLELKQLFPRTVRRNREAVLNGIAWDAVNQRLFVTGKYWPSLFEITWDGLPGQNR from the coding sequence TTGGCCGCCAGCAACAGGAGAATCAACGACAGCAGACAACAAACCTGGCGACGAATTCTGCCAGCCTGCGCGTTGCTGGTGGTTGCGGCTGTGTTTTCGTGCGTAATCATCGTATCGACAGAAACATCGGCTGCTGGTCCGCCGGTCATCCGTGTTACCCGCATCGCCGAATATCCACATGATCAGCAGGCATTTTGTCAGGGGCTGACTGTTTACAATGACGAATTACTGGAAGGTACGGGACGATATCAGCATTCGGCACTCCGCCGCGTCAATATTGGGACGGGCCAAGTCAGGAAACAGGTACGACTTGCCGACAATGTTTTCGGAGAAGGTGTGACCCTTTGGAAGGACCGGGTTATCCAGCTCACATGGGAAAATGGATACCTGATCATCTACGACGCCGACACACTGACCCCTCTGAATAAGGTGAGTTACGGTCAGATCGATTCAACCCTTAGGCAGGGCTGGGGCGTCACTCATGATGGAAAGAATCTGATTGTCAGCGACGGCAGTGCTTTACTGAGATTCATCGATCCAGCAACATGGAAGACCGTCCGCCGTATCAAAGTCCGATCCGGCAGACGGTCCATTCAAAATCTGAACGAACTGGAATACGTCAACGGTGAGATTCTGGCCAATGTTTGGTATTCATCACGGATTGCCCGTATCGATCCTGAATCGGGAGCAGTCAAAGGATGGCTCGAACTTAAGCAACTTTTCCCGCGTACGGTCCGGCGTAATCGGGAAGCGGTCTTGAACGGCATCGCCTGGGATGCCGTAAATCAACGCCTGTTTGTGACAGGAAAGTATTGGCCGTCTCTGTTTGAAATCACCTGGGACGGCCTTCCCGGTCAAAATCGCTGA
- a CDS encoding AAA domain-containing protein, giving the protein MTQSHRPLQCEQHFDTLRQWLDMEGEAERRRLEERRKVQSSSDAERRGETLLDLEIRTHSTGLGGRYLLTLQKRRKTEKLPWHRFKVGSPVLLSPESDNSESAIQGVVSGRNVDSLDIAVEKWPTGQRFRLDLSPDEITRKRQIAAMEIAENAAGRLGQLRDILLYDRVPVFESPVAMPSSESLNDSQQQAVEFSLSAQDLAIIHGPPGTGKTTTVVELIRQTVAGGERVLACAPSNTAVDNLLERLVTAGEPAVRLGHPARVLEVVRAHTLDALVEKHDAWPLIQEMQREAEQLSRKARRFTRGRPAPGQKYQQRQEARELRKHARMMERQAVNEIIAGARVICATVSFDFSILEEHAFDLLVIDEACQSVEPGCWVPLKYADRVVLAGDHCQLPPTILSQEAAREGFAVSLMQRLAAHYGDHITRQLTVQYRMHEQIMRFSSNTFYDGRLTAHETVRHHTLNDLPTVNITHDSPVLYIDTAGAGWNEQLEPEGLSKFNPNEGRLVLEQISQLCEAGLSPSDIAVIAPYAAQVRWLRQHSVYDRLEIDTVDGFQGREKEAVVMCTVRSNSKGEVGFLSDSRRMNVALTRARRKLIVIGDSATLGADEFFRNLLAWFDETGNYKTVWETTTDADPA; this is encoded by the coding sequence ATGACGCAGTCTCATCGGCCACTCCAGTGCGAACAACACTTTGATACACTTCGTCAGTGGCTTGACATGGAGGGTGAAGCCGAACGGCGGCGACTGGAAGAACGACGTAAAGTACAGTCTTCGAGTGATGCAGAACGTCGAGGGGAAACACTCCTGGATTTGGAAATTCGGACCCACAGCACGGGGCTTGGTGGCCGATACCTGCTAACGCTTCAGAAACGTCGAAAAACAGAAAAACTCCCCTGGCATCGATTCAAAGTCGGAAGCCCTGTTCTGCTGTCTCCCGAAAGCGATAATTCCGAATCAGCAATACAGGGTGTGGTCAGTGGTCGAAACGTGGACTCGCTAGACATCGCTGTCGAAAAATGGCCAACGGGTCAACGGTTTCGACTCGATTTGTCTCCCGACGAGATCACTCGCAAACGTCAGATTGCGGCAATGGAAATCGCCGAAAACGCTGCAGGTCGTCTCGGCCAGCTGCGCGACATTCTGCTCTACGACCGGGTACCGGTGTTTGAGTCTCCGGTGGCGATGCCTTCTTCGGAGAGTCTCAATGACTCTCAGCAACAGGCTGTCGAATTCTCGCTGTCAGCTCAGGATCTCGCAATTATCCACGGACCGCCTGGTACAGGTAAAACCACGACCGTAGTCGAATTGATTCGACAAACGGTAGCCGGCGGTGAACGAGTACTGGCCTGCGCACCCAGCAACACGGCAGTGGACAATCTGCTCGAACGTCTCGTCACTGCCGGAGAACCAGCCGTCCGGCTTGGTCACCCCGCAAGGGTTCTTGAAGTGGTGCGCGCTCACACACTGGACGCTCTCGTTGAAAAACATGACGCCTGGCCGTTGATTCAGGAAATGCAGCGGGAAGCAGAACAGCTTAGTCGCAAAGCCAGGCGATTCACGCGAGGACGACCGGCACCAGGTCAAAAGTACCAGCAACGACAGGAAGCCCGGGAACTTCGCAAACATGCGCGCATGATGGAACGCCAGGCTGTCAATGAAATCATTGCAGGAGCTCGTGTCATCTGCGCAACCGTCAGTTTTGACTTTAGCATTCTGGAAGAACATGCATTTGATCTGCTTGTGATTGACGAAGCGTGCCAGAGTGTCGAACCGGGTTGCTGGGTCCCGTTGAAATATGCCGACCGTGTCGTCCTGGCGGGCGACCACTGTCAGCTGCCGCCCACGATTCTGTCGCAGGAAGCGGCAAGAGAAGGATTCGCGGTCAGTCTGATGCAGAGGCTGGCAGCACACTACGGTGATCACATCACTCGACAGCTGACCGTTCAGTACCGCATGCATGAACAAATCATGCGATTCTCGTCAAATACGTTCTACGACGGCAGGTTAACCGCTCATGAAACCGTCCGGCACCACACATTGAATGATTTGCCAACCGTCAACATTACCCATGACAGCCCGGTCCTATACATCGATACGGCTGGCGCCGGATGGAACGAACAACTGGAGCCTGAGGGACTGAGTAAATTCAATCCCAACGAGGGTCGTCTGGTCCTTGAGCAGATCAGCCAGCTGTGCGAAGCGGGACTCAGCCCGTCTGACATCGCGGTCATCGCGCCGTACGCAGCTCAGGTCCGCTGGCTGCGACAGCACTCTGTCTACGATCGTCTGGAAATCGACACGGTCGACGGCTTTCAGGGGCGCGAGAAGGAAGCCGTCGTGATGTGTACCGTACGGTCCAATTCGAAAGGAGAAGTCGGCTTTCTGTCAGATTCCCGAAGGATGAATGTTGCACTCACCCGTGCCCGTCGAAAACTGATTGTGATTGGAGACAGCGCGACCCTGGGCGCCGACGAGTTCTTTCGGAACCTGCTGGCATGGTTCGACGAAACCGGAAATTACAAAACGGTCTGGGAAACGACGACAGACGCAGATCCGGCTTGA
- a CDS encoding cupin domain-containing protein, with product MPTANWKTQVYGRVMSLLYNNPHRVVQYRVRDDQGNWVDRSSTPAPVRRLFETEGPEERTCLQTIQFVHHILIPPEGRHVEELHIHPDSEELVVITTGRGVMNLGGTAQAVSSGDVVYIPPSVEHELRNVDADEFLGALFINVPVGEGIRNLVAAQQ from the coding sequence ATGCCCACCGCGAATTGGAAAACACAGGTCTACGGCAGGGTTATGAGCCTGCTTTACAACAATCCTCATCGGGTTGTCCAGTATCGTGTTCGCGACGATCAGGGTAACTGGGTCGATCGATCATCGACGCCCGCACCGGTACGCCGACTGTTCGAAACTGAAGGTCCTGAGGAGCGGACCTGCCTGCAGACGATCCAGTTCGTTCATCACATTCTGATTCCGCCTGAAGGTCGCCACGTCGAAGAGTTGCACATTCACCCTGACTCCGAAGAATTGGTGGTCATCACCACTGGTCGCGGTGTTATGAATCTGGGAGGAACGGCTCAGGCTGTGTCATCCGGTGACGTCGTCTACATCCCACCTTCGGTGGAGCACGAATTGCGGAATGTGGACGCAGACGAATTTCTCGGGGCTCTGTTCATCAACGTGCCTGTCGGAGAAGGAATTCGCAATCTGGTCGCTGCGCAGCAATAA
- a CDS encoding pyridoxal-phosphate dependent enzyme — protein sequence MSNDHSLRVYDSMMGLLSGEENPTPIVRLNKVVPFKHTRVYAKLEWYNPFGAVKDRVANNLILDAEERGLLAPGKKLVEATSGNTGIGLALVGNLKGYSLRTPLSDQIPVEKRTVLRFFGAEVIELDDALCPLPGAPEGAIARARETAQAEDEFEILDQYINEANPGAHYRTTGPEIWRQTQGRVTHFVAGLGTCGTITGTGRFLKEQNRAVKVLGVAPEDGHDIPGVRSKRQLGQTELYHPEEYDAEVDVSDEEAYDLCLRLNREESIVAGPSSGMNLAGAFKLVPDEPGNVVVVIFCDNIFKYASSVLRHFPELRPPGKSDEPESGAPSRNEQFLANLVENLKNPHDSIRVKDLNVQLESSARPVLLDIRSEEHFAESHIPGSINIPQDDLSDRSAELPDDRDAAIVTVCNIGKFSKYATLFLKSKGYRNVRSAKGGLDEWVRKGFQTTTSVGATNDSP from the coding sequence ATGTCAAACGATCATTCACTCCGTGTTTACGATTCGATGATGGGACTTCTTTCAGGCGAGGAGAACCCCACCCCCATTGTGCGTCTGAATAAAGTGGTGCCGTTCAAACACACTCGCGTGTACGCTAAACTTGAGTGGTATAATCCGTTTGGTGCCGTCAAGGACCGTGTGGCGAACAATCTGATTTTGGATGCGGAAGAACGAGGCCTGCTTGCACCAGGAAAAAAACTGGTTGAGGCGACGTCGGGCAACACCGGAATCGGACTGGCATTGGTCGGTAATCTGAAGGGGTATTCGCTGCGCACACCGTTGTCCGACCAGATTCCGGTTGAGAAACGCACTGTTTTGCGGTTTTTCGGGGCAGAGGTCATTGAACTCGATGATGCTCTGTGTCCTCTGCCGGGAGCCCCGGAAGGTGCCATCGCCAGGGCACGGGAAACCGCGCAGGCTGAAGACGAATTTGAGATTCTGGATCAGTACATCAACGAAGCCAATCCGGGCGCCCATTACCGTACGACCGGGCCGGAAATCTGGCGTCAAACACAGGGTCGTGTCACTCACTTTGTCGCCGGACTCGGTACATGCGGCACGATTACCGGGACAGGTCGTTTTCTAAAGGAACAGAACCGTGCAGTAAAAGTTCTGGGTGTTGCACCGGAGGATGGTCACGATATTCCTGGTGTCCGCAGTAAGCGTCAGCTTGGCCAAACGGAACTTTATCACCCGGAAGAATACGACGCGGAAGTCGATGTCAGTGACGAGGAGGCCTATGACCTCTGTCTGCGTTTGAATCGGGAGGAAAGTATCGTGGCCGGTCCCAGTTCGGGTATGAACCTGGCTGGGGCGTTCAAACTTGTCCCGGACGAACCGGGCAATGTGGTTGTGGTGATCTTTTGTGACAATATCTTCAAATATGCATCTTCGGTGCTCCGGCATTTTCCTGAATTGCGTCCCCCCGGGAAATCCGACGAGCCCGAAAGTGGAGCACCGAGCAGGAACGAACAGTTTCTTGCGAACCTCGTCGAAAACCTCAAGAACCCGCACGATTCCATTCGCGTCAAAGACCTTAATGTTCAACTGGAGTCGTCCGCCAGACCGGTTCTGCTGGATATTCGATCAGAAGAGCATTTCGCCGAGTCTCACATTCCCGGCTCCATCAACATACCACAGGATGATCTGAGTGATCGGAGTGCGGAACTGCCCGATGATCGTGATGCCGCAATCGTGACCGTCTGCAACATCGGTAAATTCTCCAAGTACGCGACCCTGTTCCTGAAATCCAAAGGTTACCGCAACGTGCGCAGTGCAAAAGGTGGACTGGATGAGTGGGTCCGTAAAGGTTTCCAAACCACGACATCCGTGGGTGCGACCAATGACAGTCCGTAG
- a CDS encoding nitrite/sulfite reductase, with protein sequence MKASHHLWKEHLSARISGQLAEEIDTFETEIDLRSQDMVDEKVFAETRLRRGVYGQRYDNGQRHDGTQSHELGYPDKHTKGPNTVWDAPGMLRIKIPFGGMTPEQLDVMAELAEEYSDGIAHVTTRQDIQLHFIHIEDTPSIMRRLAAVGITTREACGNSVRNVTGCPFMGVCPDEPFDVTPYANAMTQFLLGHPDAQNFGRKFKPSFGGCSQHACGLAQMHDLGLTAAVREVEGKEQRGFRVVVGGGLGAVPRQAKVFDEFMSPEEILPIAQAMSRVFGKLGEKKKRSRARLKFLIEKLGMDEFREKVLEERAKLPNDPRWTEYLAGIESEAETPLKPPSEMPEANGDEPLRHWIRTNIREQRQAGYVTATVTLPLGDLTPDQLRSLADITRKFTNGTIRTTVEQNFVIRWVTKSDVPKLYSALEACGLSAPGAGNVVDIVACPGTDTCKLGISSSRGLAGELRNRLIAKGVELDQAIQNLHIKISGCFNSCGQHHVSDIGFYGISRTLQGFKVPHFQVVLGGQWEQNAGSYGLPIVAVPSKRIPDALDRITDFYIKNRTADERFTEFVGRVGKLKIRELLVDLTKNAPEHQSDPGFFADWADPRQYSLGDIGKGECAGEVVTQYEFTMSAAERTVFESQVELEEGKAQEAGEGAYRAMIKAAKALVQIQYDDVTEEDPDEVVDEFKERFFDTEIFFDPFAGPKFANYLFEAHEKKGTSFHDESARHLIEESQLFIEAVHSCYNRVRTEGLTGAGAPQ encoded by the coding sequence ATGAAAGCAAGTCATCATCTTTGGAAGGAGCATTTGTCGGCCCGGATTTCGGGTCAGCTTGCCGAAGAGATTGATACATTCGAGACGGAGATCGATCTGCGTTCTCAGGACATGGTCGACGAAAAAGTTTTTGCCGAGACCCGTCTTCGTCGAGGTGTCTACGGACAACGTTACGACAACGGCCAGCGCCACGACGGCACACAGTCTCATGAACTCGGGTATCCGGATAAGCATACCAAAGGCCCCAATACGGTTTGGGACGCTCCCGGAATGCTGAGAATCAAGATCCCGTTTGGCGGGATGACTCCTGAACAGCTGGACGTCATGGCAGAACTGGCAGAAGAATATTCTGACGGAATTGCCCATGTCACGACTCGGCAGGACATTCAACTGCACTTCATTCACATTGAAGACACACCGAGCATTATGCGTCGGCTTGCTGCTGTCGGAATCACCACACGTGAGGCCTGCGGAAATTCCGTCCGCAATGTTACTGGATGCCCGTTCATGGGAGTCTGTCCGGACGAACCGTTTGACGTAACGCCTTACGCAAACGCGATGACCCAATTCCTGCTCGGCCATCCGGATGCGCAAAATTTTGGCCGCAAATTCAAACCCTCCTTCGGTGGATGTAGTCAACATGCATGCGGTCTGGCGCAAATGCATGATCTTGGACTAACGGCTGCCGTACGCGAAGTCGAGGGGAAGGAACAGCGGGGGTTCAGAGTTGTCGTAGGCGGAGGCTTGGGGGCCGTGCCACGTCAGGCAAAAGTGTTTGACGAATTTATGTCGCCCGAAGAAATCCTCCCCATTGCTCAGGCCATGTCCCGCGTATTTGGGAAGCTTGGTGAAAAGAAGAAACGCAGCCGTGCACGCCTGAAGTTTCTTATCGAGAAGTTAGGAATGGATGAGTTTCGCGAAAAAGTACTCGAGGAACGGGCTAAATTACCGAACGATCCTCGCTGGACCGAATACCTGGCCGGAATTGAATCGGAAGCAGAAACCCCGCTGAAACCTCCGAGTGAAATGCCGGAGGCCAATGGTGATGAGCCGTTGAGACACTGGATTCGGACCAATATCCGGGAACAGCGACAGGCGGGGTATGTCACGGCTACGGTCACGCTTCCACTGGGTGATCTCACACCCGACCAGCTGCGTTCACTGGCGGATATCACTCGAAAATTCACAAACGGGACAATCCGCACAACGGTGGAACAGAACTTTGTGATTCGCTGGGTGACCAAGTCTGACGTACCTAAGCTGTACAGTGCACTGGAAGCCTGCGGTCTGAGTGCCCCTGGAGCAGGCAACGTCGTTGACATTGTCGCCTGTCCCGGTACCGACACCTGCAAACTGGGAATTTCCTCGTCACGAGGACTGGCAGGCGAATTGCGCAATCGCCTCATTGCTAAAGGAGTCGAACTGGATCAGGCGATTCAGAATCTGCATATCAAAATCAGTGGATGCTTCAACAGTTGTGGTCAGCATCATGTGTCAGACATCGGTTTTTACGGGATTAGTCGTACCCTGCAGGGCTTCAAAGTTCCGCACTTTCAGGTTGTTCTCGGGGGCCAGTGGGAACAGAACGCTGGATCATACGGACTGCCAATCGTGGCAGTGCCATCCAAACGGATTCCCGACGCATTGGATCGAATCACTGATTTTTATATAAAAAATCGAACTGCTGACGAACGTTTTACCGAGTTTGTAGGACGAGTGGGCAAGCTGAAGATCCGAGAACTTCTGGTAGATCTCACAAAAAACGCACCGGAACACCAGAGCGATCCGGGCTTCTTTGCGGATTGGGCAGACCCCCGACAGTACAGCCTTGGTGACATTGGAAAAGGAGAATGTGCAGGCGAGGTTGTGACCCAGTATGAGTTTACCATGTCGGCCGCCGAACGGACTGTCTTTGAATCACAGGTCGAACTCGAAGAGGGAAAGGCCCAGGAGGCAGGAGAGGGCGCTTACCGGGCCATGATCAAAGCGGCTAAGGCACTTGTGCAGATCCAGTACGATGACGTCACGGAAGAAGATCCGGACGAAGTTGTCGACGAATTTAAAGAACGTTTCTTTGACACAGAAATTTTCTTTGATCCGTTCGCCGGCCCAAAGTTCGCGAATTATCTGTTCGAGGCGCATGAAAAGAAGGGCACGTCATTCCATGACGAGTCAGCGCGTCATCTGATTGAGGAATCACAACTGTTTATCGAAGCCGTTCACAGTTGCTACAATCGTGTCCGAACAGAGGGCCTGACCGGAGCTGGAGCGCCACAATGA
- a CDS encoding M24 family metallopeptidase: MVDGDWRDLKRTCSVGTTGDSDRQLDKIARTGIEASIAILSESVVPSEVMYFAFHVNRIHDFGEFVDWCHKSGGEAIGHNAGPNIHEQPGLTFQNHVSLEADMVVSIEPFITLDGVAPFWKANGKLGLEDCLLTTDRQTDRQTDRQTDRQTDRQTDRQTDRPT, translated from the coding sequence ATGGTTGACGGTGACTGGCGCGACTTAAAACGGACGTGCAGTGTCGGCACAACGGGCGACAGTGACCGGCAGTTGGATAAAATTGCTCGCACAGGAATCGAAGCATCCATTGCCATACTTAGCGAGAGCGTCGTCCCGAGCGAAGTCATGTATTTCGCTTTTCATGTGAATCGCATTCATGATTTCGGTGAATTCGTCGACTGGTGCCACAAATCAGGCGGGGAAGCCATTGGACACAATGCTGGACCGAATATTCACGAACAGCCGGGACTTACTTTTCAGAACCATGTTTCTTTGGAAGCCGACATGGTAGTCAGCATCGAGCCGTTTATTACGCTGGACGGCGTGGCACCGTTTTGGAAAGCAAACGGAAAACTCGGACTTGAAGATTGCCTGCTGACGACAGACAGACAGACAGACAGACAGACAGACAGACAGACAGACAGACAGACAGACAGACAGACAGACAGACAGACAGACAGACCGACA
- a CDS encoding dihydrodipicolinate synthase family protein, which translates to MKQFHGIYPALVTPFDRTGGINETVVKEIVNWHLKEGVDGFYICGGTGEGLLLSPDERRQMLEATVRAADGRGKVIAHVATLDTATTIDLAQHAEAGGAAAVSVLPPIYYNVDSLAAMEHYRLIASATRLPLFVYHIPALTGKQMSVDEMRQLLEIPNVSGLKFSDYDHFNMHRIRLLREDLIVYSGNDEVFLSALNLGANGGIGLTYNFMPQVYVEIYQAFLADDIARARELQQKSCAMIDAGFQVYGMGVAKAALQHLGFDVGEPRRPLRALTPDERTLITERMDALGLTAG; encoded by the coding sequence ATGAAACAGTTCCACGGGATCTACCCGGCACTTGTGACTCCTTTCGACAGAACCGGCGGCATCAATGAAACAGTCGTTAAAGAGATCGTCAACTGGCATCTGAAAGAAGGCGTCGATGGATTTTACATTTGTGGCGGCACCGGTGAAGGTCTGCTGCTCTCGCCCGACGAACGCAGACAAATGCTGGAAGCCACCGTCCGCGCCGCAGACGGCCGGGGAAAAGTCATCGCACACGTGGCAACGCTCGATACCGCCACGACAATCGATCTGGCGCAGCACGCTGAAGCCGGTGGCGCGGCCGCGGTGAGCGTATTGCCGCCGATTTACTACAACGTTGATTCACTGGCTGCGATGGAACATTACCGTTTGATCGCTTCGGCAACCAGGTTGCCTCTGTTTGTTTATCACATACCAGCGTTAACCGGCAAACAAATGAGCGTCGACGAAATGCGGCAATTGCTGGAAATTCCTAACGTGAGTGGATTGAAGTTCTCAGACTACGATCATTTCAACATGCACCGAATACGACTACTACGCGAGGATTTGATCGTCTATTCCGGAAACGATGAGGTGTTTCTGTCGGCCCTGAATCTGGGAGCTAATGGCGGCATCGGCCTGACCTACAATTTCATGCCACAGGTCTACGTGGAAATCTATCAAGCGTTCCTGGCCGACGACATTGCCCGCGCTCGCGAACTTCAGCAGAAATCCTGCGCGATGATCGATGCCGGCTTCCAGGTTTACGGCATGGGCGTGGCTAAGGCCGCTCTGCAACATCTGGGCTTCGACGTAGGGGAACCCCGCCGTCCTTTGCGAGCCCTAACGCCCGATGAACGAACGCTCATTACAGAGCGAATGGATGCCCTGGGCCTCACAGCCGGATAG
- a CDS encoding TIGR00730 family Rossman fold protein, with protein sequence MKRKYLRHSRASELDVIEHLSELTQHSELISEIKATADLLAADKATRGDLKILSRALRELRYAFKVFTPYRRDRKVTVFGSARTQPDDPVWQQVELYGQRMAEEGWMVVTGAGGGIMEAAHQGAGREMAMGLNILLPFEQEANSVISGDPKLVNLKYFFTRKLLFVKEVHAVVSCPGGFGTQDEAFETLTLVQTGKRDLMPMVFLDKPGGTYWKRWLEFVTTELMDQGMISPSDMSLFKVTDDAEEAVDEVLGFYSVYNSMRFVRDRLILRLHSEPDNDLVEQLNDEFSDIVESGRIQKASAHRLEADDEHLQDLPRLSFVFNRKAVGRLRELVNVLNESLGPADASRDD encoded by the coding sequence GTGAAAAGGAAGTATCTGCGACATTCCAGGGCGTCCGAACTGGACGTGATTGAGCATTTGTCGGAACTGACTCAGCATTCTGAGCTCATAAGCGAAATCAAAGCAACAGCCGATCTGCTGGCAGCCGACAAAGCCACACGAGGTGACCTGAAAATCCTGAGTCGTGCCCTGCGTGAACTGCGATACGCGTTCAAAGTTTTTACGCCGTACCGTCGGGACCGTAAGGTGACGGTTTTCGGGTCTGCGAGGACTCAGCCGGATGATCCGGTGTGGCAGCAGGTGGAATTGTACGGTCAGCGCATGGCCGAAGAAGGCTGGATGGTGGTTACCGGTGCCGGGGGTGGCATCATGGAGGCAGCGCATCAGGGGGCCGGCCGAGAGATGGCCATGGGACTCAATATTTTGCTGCCGTTCGAACAGGAGGCGAATTCTGTTATCAGCGGCGATCCGAAACTGGTGAATCTCAAATACTTTTTTACTCGAAAATTATTATTTGTTAAGGAAGTACATGCTGTGGTTTCCTGTCCGGGAGGGTTCGGAACTCAGGACGAAGCCTTCGAAACACTGACACTCGTACAGACAGGTAAACGTGACCTGATGCCCATGGTGTTTCTGGACAAACCTGGCGGAACGTACTGGAAACGCTGGCTGGAGTTCGTAACCACAGAGCTCATGGATCAGGGAATGATTTCGCCCAGTGATATGTCGCTGTTCAAGGTCACAGATGATGCGGAAGAGGCAGTGGATGAAGTACTTGGTTTCTACAGCGTGTACAACAGCATGAGGTTCGTACGAGATCGACTCATATTGAGACTTCACAGCGAACCCGACAACGATCTGGTCGAGCAGCTCAACGATGAGTTCAGCGACATTGTTGAATCCGGTCGGATTCAAAAGGCATCGGCGCATCGCCTGGAAGCGGACGATGAGCACCTGCAGGACCTGCCGCGATTGTCATTTGTGTTCAATCGAAAAGCTGTTGGACGACTGCGCGAACTGGTTAACGTACTCAATGAATCACTGGGGCCGGCTGACGCATCTCGTGACGATTGA
- a CDS encoding STAS domain-containing protein: MSEVLESFDIEWHGNTVVVVPAASVESLQWDLVEQAADFVMESLANQEVPMVVFDLTQVGYFGSVFLALILRCHKFLKRRGGELVLCGANEMARELLKITALDTIWAIYDTRPEAMQAIDS, translated from the coding sequence GTGTCTGAAGTCCTCGAAAGCTTTGACATCGAATGGCACGGAAATACTGTTGTCGTCGTCCCTGCCGCCAGTGTGGAGTCCCTTCAGTGGGATTTGGTGGAGCAGGCGGCCGACTTCGTCATGGAATCCCTTGCGAATCAGGAAGTGCCAATGGTGGTGTTCGATCTCACGCAGGTCGGATATTTTGGTTCCGTGTTCCTCGCACTGATTTTGCGATGTCATAAATTTCTCAAGCGTCGAGGTGGTGAACTGGTCCTGTGTGGGGCCAATGAGATGGCCCGAGAGTTACTGAAGATCACAGCGCTCGATACAATCTGGGCGATTTATGATACGCGTCCGGAAGCCATGCAGGCGATCGATTCATGA